From the genome of Triticum aestivum cultivar Chinese Spring chromosome 3B, IWGSC CS RefSeq v2.1, whole genome shotgun sequence, one region includes:
- the LOC123072795 gene encoding U-box domain-containing protein 4, translating into MEDFSPRTLLDSISHLSALTSDGSTARPKPIQNYCQNVCDISSIVSPLIEDICKSPEEQLNEVLRELDTAINEASGLIGNWHQTTSKIYFVWQIESVISDIQGCSLQLCQLANSLLPSLTGCACICIQKLQDIDYEHMFDLAKEVATKLNGNDTQSPENLSIVSSSLSLSTNLELYMEAVSLENLRTRAMRSENRKELELAEEMIPMVKYMHERLLRETQLLNINGVPIPADFCCPLSLELMSDPVILASGQTYERVYIKLWLDEGFTICPKTRQRLAHSNLIPNYTVKALISNWCESHDIKLPDPVKSLKLNFPSAASSLQDLSATGNSPLHPSAGRGNIPGSPEADLYMRSLNRASPSHSAVHQNSDALVNRPGHEASTNQSSDYANGSAPDISRLSVASSEARESGFEERHAGSNVQTSEQSTEETFEASLLNGDSQDHVGSSSVNGSLPNSGQLDGECDNANGMVRVPGDRTNYSSDASGEVADGGPSVSSAPQRENVMLPRLGDLRMRGQFVRRQPSDRGFPRITSPSSMDARGDLSAIENQVRKLIDDLRSDSIEAQRSATSEIRLLAKHNMENRIVIANCGAINLLVGLLHSTDAKIQENAVTALLNLSINDNNKIAIASADAVDPLIHVLETGNAEAKENSAATLFSLSVIEENKVRIGRSGAVKPLVDLLGNGTPRGKKDAATALFNLSILHENKGRIVQADAVKYLVELMDPAAGMVDKAVAVLANLATIPEGRTAIGQARGIPALVEVVELGSARGKENAAAALLQLCTNSNRFCSIVLQEGAVPPLVALSQSGTPRAREKAQALLSYFRSQRHGNSARR; encoded by the exons ATGGAAGATTTCTCACCGAGGACTCTGCTCGATAGTATCTCGCACCTTAGTGCCTTGACTTCTGATGGCTCTACTGCAAGGCCCAAGCCTATTCAGAACTACTGCCAAAACGTATGCGATATATCAAGCATCGTGAGCCCTCTCATAGAAGATATATGCAAGTCTCCTGAAGAGCAACTCAATGAGGTGTTAAGGGAGCTTGACACTGCTATAAACGAAGCTTCAGGGCTTATTGGGAACTGGCACCAAACGACCAGCAAAATATACTTT GTTTGGCAAATTGAATCAGTGATCTCGGATATTCAGGGATGCTCCCTTCAATTGTGCCAGCTTGCTAATTCTTTATTACCTTCTCTGACTGGATGTGCTTGCATTTGTATTCAG AAACTCCAGGACATCGATTATGAGCACATGTTTGATTTGGCGAAGGAGGTCGCAACGAAGTTAAATGGGAATGATACACAAAGTCCCGAGAATCTGTCGATAGTATCAAGTTCATTAAGTCTGTCAACTAACCTTGAATTATACATGGAAGCTGTTTCCCTCGAGAATCTGAGAACAAGGGCAATGCGCAGTGAGAACCGTAAAGAACTCGAGCTTGCTGAGGAGATGATTCCAATGGTCAAATATATGCACGAGCGCCTTCTCAGGGAAACACAGTTGCTTAACATCAACGGGGTACCCATTCCTGCTGATTTCTGTTGCCCACTTTCCCTGGAGCTGATGTCTGATCCTGTTATTTTAGCATCTGGTCAGACCTATGAGCGGGTTTATATCAAGTTGTGGCTCGATGAAGGTTTTACTATCTGCCCGAAGACACGCCAAAGACTTGCTCATTCTAATTTAATTCCTAACTATACTGTGAAAGCTTTGATATCCAACTGGTGTGAGTCACATGATATTAAGCTACCTGATCCTGTGAAATCCTTGAAGTTGAACTTTCCGTCAGCAGCCTCCTCCCTTCAAGATTTGAGCGCCACAGGCAACAGTCCTCTACATCCTAGTGCTGGTAGGGGTAATATTCCTGGGTCCCCAGAAGCTGACCTGTATATGAGAAGCCTGAATAGAGCATCTCCTTCCCACAGTGCGGTCCACCAGAACTCTGATGCACTTGTGAACCGTCCTGGCCATGAGGCATCCACCAATCAGTCTTCAGACTATGCAAATGGCTCCGCGCCAGATATTTCAAGGCTATCTGTTGCGAGTTCTGAAGCAAGAGAGTCTGGTTTTGAAGAAAGGCATGCTGGTTCCAATGTACAAACCTCAGAACAATCGACGGAGGAAACATTTGAAGCATCTCTTTTGAACGGTGATTCACAGGACCATGTAGGCAGCTCTTCTGTTAATGGGAGTCTTCCTAATAGCGGTCAGCTTGATGGGGAATGTGACAATGCCAATGGGATGGTACGAGTTCCAGGTGATAGGACAAATTACAGTAGTGATGCATCTGGAGAAGTTGCTGACGGTGGGCCTTCTGTCTCTTCCGCCCCTCAAAGGGAAAATGTAATGCTCCCAAGATTGGGTGATCTCCGCATGAGAGGGCAATTTGTTCGGCGGCAACCATCTGACAGGGGATTCCCTAGAATAACATCTCCCTCGTCCATGGATGCCCGAGGTGATCTTTCTGCCATCGAGAATCAGGTACGCAAGCTAATTGATGATTTGAGAAGCGATTCCATAGAAGCTCAGAGATCAGCAACGTCAGAGATCCGCCTTCTAGCTAAGCACAACATGGAGAACAGGATTGTCATTGCAAATTGTGGGGCTATAAACTTGCTGGTTGGTCTCCTTCATTCAACAGATGCCAAAATCCAAGAAAACGCAGTGACAGCCCTCCTCAATTTGTCAATCAATGACAACAATAAGATTGCCATTGCGAGTGCAGATGCTGTTGATCCTCTCATCCATGTCCTGGAAACAGGGAACGCTGAAGCTAAAGAGAATTCAGCGGCTACTCTGTTCAGTCTCTCGGTTATTGAAGAGAACAAGGTGAGGATTGGACGGTCTGGTGCCGTCAAGCCTCTCGTGGACTTGCTGGGAAATGGGACTCCGCGAGGGAAGAAAGATGCAGCCACCGCTTTGTTCAATCTGTCGATACTCCATGAGAACAAGGGTCGCATTGTGCAAGCTGATGCTGTGAAGTACCTAGTCGAGCTTATGGATCCTGCTGCTGGCATGGTCGACAAAGCCGTAGCCGTCTTGGCAAACCTTGCCACGATACCAGAAGGGAGGACCGCGATCGGGCAGGCCCGTGGTATCCCAGCCCTCGTCGAAGTCGTCGAGCTGGGTTCAGCACGGGGAAAAGAAAACGCTGCCGCGGCGTTGCTTCAGCTATGCACAAACAGCAATAGGTTCTGCAGCATAGTTCTCCAAGAGGGCGCCGTGCCTCCTCTAGTTGCGCTGTCACAGTCAGGAACACCTCGGGCAAGAGAAAAG GCGCAGGCTCTTCTCAGCTATTTCCGCAGCCAAAGACATGGGAACTCGGCGAGGAGATGA